The Ailuropoda melanoleuca isolate Jingjing chromosome 9, ASM200744v2, whole genome shotgun sequence genome includes a region encoding these proteins:
- the LRRC14 gene encoding leucine-rich repeat-containing protein 14 isoform X1 has product MRWFPAWPSAMHTLVFLSTRQVLQCQPAACQALPLLPRELFPLLFKVAFMDKKTVVLRELVHTWPFPLLSFQQLLQECAHCSRALLQERPSTESMQAVILGLTARLHTPETESGTQPLCRKHALRVLDMTGLLDDGVEQDPGTMSMWDCTAAVARTCIAQQQGVTAEPGLAPIPVEVRVDLRVNRASYAFLREALRSSVGSPLRLCCRDLRAEDLPMRNTVALLQLLDAGCLRRVDLRFNNLGLRGLSVIIPHVARFQHLASLRLHYVHGDSRQPSVDGEDNFRYFLAQMGRFTCLRELSMGSSLLSGRLDQLLSTLQSPLESLELAFCALLPEDLRFLARSPHAVHLKKLDLSGNDLSGNQLEPFQGLLRAAAATLLHLELTECQLADAQLLATLPVLTRCTSLRYLGLYGNPLSMAGLKELLRDSVVQAELRTVVHPFPVDCYEGLPWPPPASVLLEASINEEKFARVEAELHQLLLASGRAHVLWTTDIYGRLAADYFSL; this is encoded by the exons GTGGTTTCCTGCCTGGCCGAGCGCCATGCACACGCTTGTGTTCCTGAGCACCAGGCAGGTGCTCCAGTGCCAGCCAGCTGcctgccaggccctgcccctgctgcctcGAGAGCTCTTCCCCCTGCTGTTCAAGGTGGCCTTCATGGACAAGAAGACTGTTGTGCTTCGAGAGCTGGTGCACACGTGGCCCTTCCCGCTGCTCAGCTTCCAACAGCTGTTGCAGGAATGTGCCCACTGCAGCCGGGCCTTGCTGCAAGAGCGCCCCAGCACAGAGAGCATGCAGGCTGTGATCCTGGGGCTGACAGCCCGGCTCCACACGCCAGAGACAGAGTCTGGCACACAGCCTCTCTGCAG GAAGCATGCCCTGCGAGTGCTGGACATGACGGGCCTCCTGGACGACGGCGTGGAGCAGGACCCTGGTACCATGAGCATGTGGGACTGCACAGCAGCAGTGGCCCGCACCTGCATAGCACAGCAGCAGGGCGTGACTGCGGAGCCTGGGCTGGCCCCCATTCCTGTGGAGGTTCGCGTGGACCTGCGGGTGAACCGGGCCTCATATGCCTTCCTGCGGGAGGCACTCCGAAGCAGTGTAGGCAGTCCCTTGCGGCTCTGCTGCCGGGACTTGCGGGCTGAGGACCTGCCCATGCGCAACACTGTGGCTTTGCTGCAGCTGCTGGATGCAGGCTGCTTGCGCCGTGTGGACCTGCGCTTTAACAACTTGGGTCTACGTGGCCTGTCTGTTATCATCCCACATGTGGCCCGCTTCCAGCACCTTGCCAGCCTGCGGCTGCACTATGTGCATGGGGATTCCAGGCAGCCCTCTGTGGATGGTGAGGACAACTTCCGTTACTTCCTGGCCCAGATGGGCCGCTTCACCTGTCTTCGGGAGCTCAGCATGGGCTCATCTCTCCTCTCGGGACGGTTGGACCAGCTGCTCAG CACCCTGCAGAGTCCCCTGGAGAGCCTGGAGCTGGCCTTCTGTGCCCTGCTGCCTGAGGATTTGCGCTTTCTGGCACGGAGCCCCCATGCTGTCCATCTCAAGAAGTTGGACCTTAGTGGCAATGACCTGTCTGGCAACCAACTAGAGCCTTTCCAGGGTCTGCTGCGGGCGGCTGCAGCCACACTGCTGCACCTGGAGCTGACCGAGTGCCAGCTTGCTGATGCCCAGCTGCTGGCCACGCTCCCTGTGCTGACGCGCTGCACCAGCCTCCGCTACCTCGGCCTCTATGGCAACCCGCTGTCCATGGCGGGCCTCAAGGAGCTCCTCCGGGATTCAGTGGTGCAGGCTGAGCTCCGCACAGTGGTGCACCCCTTCCCTGTGGACTGTTACGAAGGCCTGCCCTGGCCACCGCCTGCTTCTGTGCTGCTGGAGGCTTCCATCAATGAGGAGAAGTTTGCTCGTGTGGAGGCCGAGCTGCACCAGCTGCTCCTCGCCTCCGGCCGCGCTCATGTGCTTTGGACCACAGACATTT
- the LRRC14 gene encoding leucine-rich repeat-containing protein 14 isoform X2 has protein sequence MHTLVFLSTRQVLQCQPAACQALPLLPRELFPLLFKVAFMDKKTVVLRELVHTWPFPLLSFQQLLQECAHCSRALLQERPSTESMQAVILGLTARLHTPETESGTQPLCRKHALRVLDMTGLLDDGVEQDPGTMSMWDCTAAVARTCIAQQQGVTAEPGLAPIPVEVRVDLRVNRASYAFLREALRSSVGSPLRLCCRDLRAEDLPMRNTVALLQLLDAGCLRRVDLRFNNLGLRGLSVIIPHVARFQHLASLRLHYVHGDSRQPSVDGEDNFRYFLAQMGRFTCLRELSMGSSLLSGRLDQLLSTLQSPLESLELAFCALLPEDLRFLARSPHAVHLKKLDLSGNDLSGNQLEPFQGLLRAAAATLLHLELTECQLADAQLLATLPVLTRCTSLRYLGLYGNPLSMAGLKELLRDSVVQAELRTVVHPFPVDCYEGLPWPPPASVLLEASINEEKFARVEAELHQLLLASGRAHVLWTTDIYGRLAADYFSL, from the exons ATGCACACGCTTGTGTTCCTGAGCACCAGGCAGGTGCTCCAGTGCCAGCCAGCTGcctgccaggccctgcccctgctgcctcGAGAGCTCTTCCCCCTGCTGTTCAAGGTGGCCTTCATGGACAAGAAGACTGTTGTGCTTCGAGAGCTGGTGCACACGTGGCCCTTCCCGCTGCTCAGCTTCCAACAGCTGTTGCAGGAATGTGCCCACTGCAGCCGGGCCTTGCTGCAAGAGCGCCCCAGCACAGAGAGCATGCAGGCTGTGATCCTGGGGCTGACAGCCCGGCTCCACACGCCAGAGACAGAGTCTGGCACACAGCCTCTCTGCAG GAAGCATGCCCTGCGAGTGCTGGACATGACGGGCCTCCTGGACGACGGCGTGGAGCAGGACCCTGGTACCATGAGCATGTGGGACTGCACAGCAGCAGTGGCCCGCACCTGCATAGCACAGCAGCAGGGCGTGACTGCGGAGCCTGGGCTGGCCCCCATTCCTGTGGAGGTTCGCGTGGACCTGCGGGTGAACCGGGCCTCATATGCCTTCCTGCGGGAGGCACTCCGAAGCAGTGTAGGCAGTCCCTTGCGGCTCTGCTGCCGGGACTTGCGGGCTGAGGACCTGCCCATGCGCAACACTGTGGCTTTGCTGCAGCTGCTGGATGCAGGCTGCTTGCGCCGTGTGGACCTGCGCTTTAACAACTTGGGTCTACGTGGCCTGTCTGTTATCATCCCACATGTGGCCCGCTTCCAGCACCTTGCCAGCCTGCGGCTGCACTATGTGCATGGGGATTCCAGGCAGCCCTCTGTGGATGGTGAGGACAACTTCCGTTACTTCCTGGCCCAGATGGGCCGCTTCACCTGTCTTCGGGAGCTCAGCATGGGCTCATCTCTCCTCTCGGGACGGTTGGACCAGCTGCTCAG CACCCTGCAGAGTCCCCTGGAGAGCCTGGAGCTGGCCTTCTGTGCCCTGCTGCCTGAGGATTTGCGCTTTCTGGCACGGAGCCCCCATGCTGTCCATCTCAAGAAGTTGGACCTTAGTGGCAATGACCTGTCTGGCAACCAACTAGAGCCTTTCCAGGGTCTGCTGCGGGCGGCTGCAGCCACACTGCTGCACCTGGAGCTGACCGAGTGCCAGCTTGCTGATGCCCAGCTGCTGGCCACGCTCCCTGTGCTGACGCGCTGCACCAGCCTCCGCTACCTCGGCCTCTATGGCAACCCGCTGTCCATGGCGGGCCTCAAGGAGCTCCTCCGGGATTCAGTGGTGCAGGCTGAGCTCCGCACAGTGGTGCACCCCTTCCCTGTGGACTGTTACGAAGGCCTGCCCTGGCCACCGCCTGCTTCTGTGCTGCTGGAGGCTTCCATCAATGAGGAGAAGTTTGCTCGTGTGGAGGCCGAGCTGCACCAGCTGCTCCTCGCCTCCGGCCGCGCTCATGTGCTTTGGACCACAGACATTT